The following coding sequences lie in one Arachis hypogaea cultivar Tifrunner chromosome 9, arahy.Tifrunner.gnm2.J5K5, whole genome shotgun sequence genomic window:
- the LOC112712626 gene encoding lectin — protein sequence MASNSKIPLSLPLLASMAIFLILLHSVNSADVTTFLFDKFDQSNENLIIQGDASVSSNGALQLTRVDSSGVPQGGSVGRALYSEPISLYDKSTGAVASIVTSFIFLISSPSDTPGDGLTFFLASPDTTIPPNSGGGYLGLFSASNALNNTRKELIGFKSTSDKVVAVEFDTYPNLNLGDPDYKHIGIDVNSIKSEVTAEWDFQNGEPVAVTIIYNPYGKTLRVFASYPNGYKVDFTHDLDLTTVLPEQVRVGFSGATGQYSQINNIISWSFGSILGKSFKVEKGGIASVV from the coding sequence ATGGCGTCTAACTCCAAAATACCCTTATCCCTTCCCCTTCTTGCCTCCATGGCCATCTTCCTCATCCTACTCCACAGTGTGAACTCAGCGGATGTCACCACTTTCCTCTTCGACAAGTTCGATCAAAGTAACGAGAATCTCATCATCCAAGGCGACGCTTCCGTTTCAAGCAACGGAGCCTTGCAACTCACTAGGGTTGACAGCAGTGGCGTCCCACAAGGAGGTAGCGTCGGCCGAGCCTTGTACTCCGAACCCATTTCACTCTACGATAAATCCACCGGAGCAGTAGCATCCATAGTCACCTCCTTtatcttcctcatttcttcaccTTCTGATACTCCGGGTGACGGCCTTACCTTCTTCCTCGCTTCCCCGGATACTACTATCCCTCCTAACTCCGGTGGTGGCTACCTTGGCCTCTTTAGCGCCTCGAATGCGCTCAACAACACGCGCAAAGAGCTCATTGGTTTTAAATCCACATCTGACAAAGTTGTTGCTGTTGAATTTGATACGTACCCTAATCTCAATCTCGGGGATCCCGATTACAAACACATCGGAATTGATGTGAACTCTATTAAGTCGGAAGTTACCGCTGAATGGGACTTTCAAAATGGAGAACCCGTGGCGGTAACAATAATCTATAATCCCTATGGCAAGACTCTTAGAGTTTTTGCTTCTTACCCTAATGGTTACAAAGTGGACTTCACTCATGACTTAGATTTGACCACTGTTCTTCCTGAACAAGTTAGGGTAGGGTTCTCTGGTGCCACTGGACAGTACtcacaaattaataacataatatcTTGGTCTTTTGGTTCAATTTTAGGGAAAAGCTTCAAGGTTGAGAAAGGTGGTATTGCAAGTGTTGTGTAA